A genomic window from Paucibacter sp. KCTC 42545 includes:
- the pyk gene encoding pyruvate kinase, whose product MSRATKIVATLGPASSSPEVLERMIRAGVDVVRLNFSHGKAQDHIDRARMVREVAAAAGKSVAIMADLQGPKIRVGKFENGKIELINGRPFILDADRTELGNDDVVGLDYKELPRDVKPGDTLLLNDGLLVLTVEAVRGAAVHTIVKQGGELSNNKGINKQGGGLTAPALTGKDMEDIKTAMSFQCEYLAVSFPKNATDMEMARQLANVAGEPYRHKPGMIAKIERYEAIPHLEAILRASDGIMVARGDLAVEVGNAAVPALQKRMIKLARELDKVAITATQMMESMIVNPVPTRAEVSDVANAVLDGTDAVMLSAETAAGKFPVETIEQMAAIALEAERAEFVTLDTDFAGRQFARIDQSIAMGALFTAHHLGCKAILALTESGSTALWMSRHRIQVPIFALTTTAISQRKMTLYRNVQPLLMPKFEDRDTALAAAEKILVDKGVLMPGDTYAITCGEPMGYPGGTNMLKVCRVA is encoded by the coding sequence ATGTCCCGTGCCACCAAGATCGTTGCCACCCTCGGCCCCGCCTCCTCGTCGCCCGAGGTCTTGGAGCGCATGATCCGCGCCGGCGTCGACGTGGTGCGGCTGAACTTCTCGCATGGCAAGGCGCAAGACCATATCGACCGCGCCCGCATGGTGCGCGAGGTGGCCGCTGCCGCCGGCAAGTCGGTGGCCATCATGGCCGACCTGCAAGGCCCCAAGATCCGCGTCGGCAAATTCGAGAACGGCAAGATCGAGCTGATCAACGGCCGCCCCTTCATCCTCGATGCTGATCGCACCGAGCTGGGCAATGACGATGTGGTGGGCCTCGATTACAAAGAGCTGCCCCGCGATGTGAAGCCCGGCGACACCTTGCTGCTCAACGACGGCCTGCTGGTGCTGACGGTGGAGGCAGTGCGTGGCGCGGCCGTGCACACCATCGTCAAGCAAGGTGGTGAGCTGAGCAATAACAAAGGCATCAACAAGCAGGGCGGTGGCCTGACCGCGCCGGCCCTGACCGGCAAGGACATGGAAGACATCAAGACCGCGATGAGCTTCCAGTGCGAATACTTGGCGGTGAGCTTCCCCAAGAACGCCACCGATATGGAGATGGCGCGCCAACTGGCCAATGTGGCCGGTGAGCCCTATCGCCACAAGCCGGGCATGATTGCCAAGATCGAGCGCTACGAAGCCATCCCGCATCTGGAAGCCATTCTGCGCGCCAGCGACGGCATCATGGTGGCGCGTGGCGACTTGGCGGTGGAAGTGGGCAATGCCGCCGTGCCGGCCCTGCAAAAGCGCATGATCAAGCTGGCGCGTGAGCTGGACAAGGTGGCCATCACCGCCACGCAGATGATGGAGTCCATGATCGTCAACCCGGTGCCCACCCGCGCCGAGGTCAGCGATGTGGCCAATGCGGTGCTGGACGGCACCGATGCGGTGATGCTCAGCGCCGAGACCGCTGCGGGCAAGTTCCCGGTCGAGACCATTGAGCAGATGGCCGCCATCGCCCTGGAAGCCGAACGCGCCGAATTCGTCACCCTGGACACCGACTTTGCCGGCCGCCAGTTTGCCCGCATCGACCAGTCGATCGCCATGGGCGCGCTGTTCACCGCCCATCACCTGGGCTGCAAAGCGATTCTGGCGCTGACCGAGTCGGGATCGACCGCGCTGTGGATGAGCCGCCACCGCATTCAGGTGCCGATTTTTGCGCTTACTACCACGGCCATCAGCCAGCGCAAGATGACGCTGTACCGCAATGTCCAGCCCCTGCTGATGCCCAAGTTTGAGGATCGCGACACCGCCCTGGCTGCGGCCGAGAAGATCCTCGTCGACAAGGGCGTGCTGATGCCCGGCGACACCTATGCCATCACCTGCGGCGAGCCCATGGGCTATCCCGGCGGCACGAATATGCTCAAGGTTTGCCGGGTCGCTTGA
- a CDS encoding ATP-binding protein — protein sequence MPIRLSIDQLTLWITAAANEHSLDLASHIEDRTGASRRASLAALRRLVNAGWLARSGSDRHPVYSPGVLRQVARSYTLHGLQEDLPWQRDFAPHFALPPSVARMIRHGFTELVNNAADHSGGSSVTVSLRQTPSHVQLLVSDDGCGVFANICRAFGIEDAQHAMLELSKGRLTSQPEQHTGRGLFFSSQLADVFDIHANNTAFQRRAWESAGWQPGRPMPRQGSSIYMAIALDTQRTLDQVLEAWSMDGSGIEFDQTVIALRLLAGPGQALDSRAQARRVAARLPQFKRAEINFDGVSDVGHGFTDELFRVFARAHPQVELLPTHMTARTAALIKSAQSA from the coding sequence ATGCCGATTCGACTTTCCATCGATCAACTCACGCTGTGGATCACCGCAGCCGCCAACGAGCATTCACTCGACCTGGCCAGTCATATCGAAGACCGCACCGGCGCCAGCCGCCGCGCCAGCCTGGCCGCGCTGCGCCGCTTGGTGAATGCCGGCTGGCTCGCCCGCAGCGGCAGCGACCGCCATCCCGTTTATTCGCCCGGCGTGCTGCGCCAAGTGGCGCGCTCCTACACCTTGCACGGCCTGCAGGAAGACCTGCCCTGGCAGCGCGACTTCGCACCGCATTTCGCCCTGCCCCCCAGCGTGGCACGGATGATTCGGCATGGCTTCACCGAACTGGTCAACAACGCCGCCGACCACAGCGGCGGCAGCAGCGTGACGGTGTCACTGCGCCAAACACCCAGCCATGTGCAGTTGCTGGTCTCGGATGATGGCTGTGGCGTGTTCGCCAATATCTGCCGCGCCTTCGGCATCGAGGACGCGCAACACGCCATGCTGGAGCTGAGCAAAGGCCGCTTGACCAGTCAGCCCGAGCAGCACACCGGCCGCGGCCTGTTCTTCAGCTCACAGCTGGCCGATGTGTTCGACATCCACGCAAACAACACCGCCTTTCAGCGCCGCGCCTGGGAGTCCGCCGGCTGGCAGCCGGGCCGCCCCATGCCGCGCCAGGGCAGCTCCATTTACATGGCGATTGCGCTGGACACCCAGCGCACGCTGGATCAGGTGCTGGAAGCCTGGAGCATGGACGGCAGCGGCATTGAGTTCGACCAGACCGTCATCGCCCTGCGCCTGTTGGCCGGGCCGGGCCAGGCCCTGGACTCACGCGCCCAAGCGCGCCGGGTGGCCGCGCGACTGCCGCAATTCAAACGGGCCGAGATCAACTTCGACGGCGTCAGCGATGTGGGCCACGGATTCACGGACGAGTTGTTCCGCGTCTTCGCACGCGCCCACCCGCAAGTGGAGCTGCTGCCCACCCATATGACGGCGCGCACGGCGGCCTTGATCAAGAGCGCGCAGAGCGCATAA